The following are encoded in a window of uncultured Ilyobacter sp. genomic DNA:
- the uvrC gene encoding excinuclease ABC subunit UvrC produces the protein MDIKKTDIPENPGVYLMKKGDRVIYVGKAKNLKKRVSSYFNREHIDEKTRELVKNIESLDFIICNSELDALVLENNLIKKYTPKYNISLKDEKTYPYIKFTKEDYPKIAIIRTTKSLDTESGYYFGPYPSGCRNLKKILIKIFKIRDCKRDMSKKYDRPCLKYFMNLCTGPCVYKEVIHEYRENVENAKKLLKGRGKEVIEQQKEKMEAASHELRFEEAILYRNQLKELENAEKNQVAEYEKAVDEDLFVFSVEGERLFVCVLNMREGKILEKNSSGTDLKGKVFDNLFQEVVTDYYSKHAIPKNIVFQKENEENSEIVGEWLKLKCGKKIDLHFPKVKSRRMDLLDMALLNLHRDIESYFTRKNVLEAGLMSLYSILELKKFPRRIECFDISNIQGKDAVASMSVAIEGKLSKKDYRKFKITTKDTPDDFQMMREVAERRYSKLKEHELPDLILIDGGLGQLGSVGNVLKKLKKSEFLDIISIAKREEEIFKLGETTPYIFPKSEESLKILQRLRDEAHRFGVTYHRKLRSKRVISSELDGIDGIGPKRKEALLKKFGSVAEIKKASEDELGTVLSEALAKRVIRELKINGEKKSTGN, from the coding sequence ATGGATATAAAAAAAACAGATATTCCTGAAAATCCAGGTGTGTACCTAATGAAAAAAGGTGATAGGGTAATATATGTAGGCAAGGCCAAGAATCTGAAAAAAAGGGTATCTTCATATTTTAACAGGGAACATATAGATGAAAAGACAAGGGAGTTAGTTAAAAATATAGAGAGTCTGGATTTTATAATATGCAACAGCGAGCTAGATGCCCTGGTTCTAGAAAATAATCTCATAAAAAAATATACTCCAAAATATAATATAAGCCTTAAAGATGAGAAAACTTACCCCTATATTAAGTTCACAAAGGAAGACTATCCGAAGATAGCAATAATAAGAACCACAAAATCTTTGGATACAGAGAGCGGATATTATTTTGGTCCCTATCCTTCTGGGTGCAGAAATCTAAAAAAGATATTAATTAAAATCTTTAAAATAAGAGACTGTAAAAGGGATATGTCAAAGAAATATGATAGGCCTTGTCTTAAGTATTTTATGAACCTCTGCACCGGTCCATGTGTATATAAAGAGGTAATTCATGAGTACAGAGAAAATGTGGAAAACGCCAAAAAACTTCTGAAGGGAAGAGGGAAAGAGGTAATCGAACAACAGAAGGAAAAGATGGAGGCAGCTTCTCATGAACTTAGATTTGAAGAGGCGATCCTCTACAGAAACCAGCTGAAAGAGCTGGAAAATGCAGAAAAAAACCAGGTAGCAGAATATGAAAAAGCAGTAGATGAGGACCTCTTTGTATTTTCCGTAGAGGGAGAAAGACTTTTTGTATGCGTCTTAAATATGCGAGAAGGGAAGATACTAGAAAAAAACTCTTCGGGAACAGATCTGAAAGGGAAGGTTTTTGATAATCTTTTTCAAGAGGTAGTGACTGACTATTATTCTAAACATGCTATTCCAAAGAATATAGTGTTCCAGAAGGAGAATGAGGAAAATAGCGAGATAGTCGGTGAATGGCTTAAGCTGAAATGTGGGAAAAAGATTGATCTTCATTTTCCAAAGGTGAAAAGCCGTAGAATGGATCTTTTAGATATGGCACTCCTAAACCTGCATAGGGATATAGAGAGTTATTTTACACGGAAAAATGTACTTGAAGCTGGGCTTATGAGCCTGTATTCAATATTAGAACTTAAAAAATTTCCAAGAAGAATAGAGTGTTTTGATATATCAAATATTCAGGGAAAGGATGCTGTAGCTTCTATGTCAGTGGCCATAGAGGGGAAGCTGTCAAAAAAAGATTACAGGAAATTTAAGATAACAACAAAGGATACACCGGATGACTTCCAGATGATGAGAGAGGTGGCAGAGAGGCGTTACTCAAAGCTTAAAGAACATGAACTTCCAGATCTTATTCTTATCGACGGTGGTCTCGGACAACTTGGATCGGTTGGAAATGTACTTAAAAAATTGAAAAAGTCTGAATTTTTGGATATAATAAGTATTGCAAAAAGGGAAGAGGAGATTTTCAAACTGGGTGAAACTACCCCCTATATATTTCCCAAAAGCGAAGAATCCTTAAAAATACTCCAAAGGCTGAGAGATGAAGCACACCGATTCGGAGTGACTTACCACAGAAAACTGAGGAGTAAAAGAGTTATATCTAGCGAACTCGACGGTATAGATGGGATCGGTCCTAAGAGAAAAGAGGCTCTTTTGAAAAAATTTGGTTCAGTTGCAGAAATAAAAAAAGCTAGTGAAGATGAGTTGGGCACTGTTCTCTCAGAAGCACTTGCAAAACGTGTAATCAGGGAGTTGAAAATCAATGGGGAAAAAAAGAGTACTGGTAATTGA
- the rapZ gene encoding RNase adapter RapZ: MKNIQLIIISGLSGAGKTSAINSFEDMGYFTIDNVPCSMGSVLLKAIKNGDMEKKNLCMGIDARSFGKVEEFVSLLDEVEAAGIGYRLIFLESKVEVILNRYNLTRRKHPIEANTILDSIIKERNTMSEIRKRASLILDTSSLKPRDIGLKLKKLLFDRKDEEITVHFQSFGFKYGTPIDLDLMFDVRFLKNPYYIDELRDKTGNDKEVSEYVMGFQESKEFFQKLVEMLEFLIPKFINEGKSHLSIGVGCSGGKHRSVTYINLLKDYFSGRSDIRVVTSHREEERGHWL, from the coding sequence ATGAAAAATATTCAGTTGATAATAATAAGCGGACTAAGTGGAGCAGGTAAAACATCTGCTATTAATTCCTTTGAAGATATGGGATATTTTACAATAGATAACGTACCATGTAGTATGGGAAGTGTACTTCTGAAGGCCATAAAAAATGGTGATATGGAAAAAAAGAACCTTTGCATGGGAATAGATGCTAGGTCCTTTGGAAAAGTAGAGGAATTTGTATCCTTGCTAGATGAAGTAGAGGCAGCTGGGATCGGTTATAGGCTGATATTTTTAGAGTCTAAGGTTGAGGTTATCCTGAATAGATATAACCTGACAAGGAGAAAACATCCCATAGAGGCCAATACTATTTTAGACAGTATAATCAAAGAGAGAAACACCATGAGTGAGATAAGGAAGAGGGCTTCTCTAATATTAGACACAAGTTCACTGAAACCAAGAGATATAGGCCTTAAATTGAAAAAACTTCTTTTTGACAGAAAAGATGAGGAGATAACGGTACACTTTCAGTCTTTCGGTTTTAAGTATGGGACACCCATAGATTTAGACCTCATGTTTGACGTGAGATTTCTAAAAAATCCATATTATATAGATGAGTTGAGGGATAAAACCGGAAACGATAAAGAGGTATCTGAGTATGTAATGGGATTTCAGGAATCAAAGGAATTTTTTCAAAAACTTGTAGAGATGCTTGAGTTTCTTATTCCAAAATTTATAAATGAAGGCAAGAGTCACTTATCTATAGGTGTCGGATGCAGCGGAGGAAAGCATAGGTCAGTAACCTATATAAATCTTCTAAAGGACTATTTTTCAGGAAGAAGTGATATTCGTGTGGTCACCAGTCACAGAGAGGAAGAGAGGGGGCACTGGCTCTGA
- the argS gene encoding arginine--tRNA ligase, with translation MILIEKELGLIFEKTIKNIYGEQEIKPIDIEAASNEKFGDFQTNFAMVNAKILKSNPRSIAENVVKNLAENNVIEKVEVAGPGFINIFLKEEYLGERVRKISAEKYDFSFLDTHGDVIIDYSSPNIAKRMHIGHLRSTIIGDSIKRIYRYLGYNVVADNHIGDWGTQFGKLIIGYRNWLDRKAYEANPIEELERVYVEFSKNAEKNPELEDQAREELRKLHDGDEENYALWQEFIDVSLEEYNKVYSRLGVNFDTYYGESYYHDMMPAVVEELLEKGIAREDDGANVVFFEEKDKLHPCIVQKKDGAFLYATSDIATVKFRKENYDVNQIIYVTDERQQDHFRQFFKITDMLGWEVKKNHVWFGIMRFAEGIFSSRKGNVIRLEQLLDVGKKKALEVVEEKNPTLSQEEKANISEVVGIGAIKYADLSQNRQSPVIFEWDKILSFEGNTAPYLQYSYARIQSILRKGAEEGKVLNNDSEVILKEDAERSLVLYMSLFPKMVMKAAESFRPNLVADYLFELSRRFNTFYNSCPILNQESKILQSRLLIADRTAKVLKEGLDLLGIGTVDRM, from the coding sequence ATGATTTTAATAGAGAAGGAGCTCGGGCTTATCTTTGAGAAAACCATAAAGAATATTTATGGTGAACAGGAGATAAAACCTATAGACATAGAGGCGGCATCTAACGAAAAATTTGGAGATTTCCAGACAAACTTTGCCATGGTGAATGCTAAGATTCTTAAGAGCAACCCGAGATCCATAGCAGAAAATGTAGTGAAAAACCTTGCAGAAAATAATGTCATTGAAAAGGTAGAGGTTGCAGGTCCAGGTTTCATAAATATATTTTTAAAAGAGGAGTACCTAGGGGAAAGAGTAAGAAAAATATCAGCTGAAAAATATGATTTTTCTTTTTTGGATACCCACGGAGACGTGATAATCGACTATTCATCTCCAAACATTGCCAAAAGAATGCACATAGGACACCTGAGATCAACTATTATAGGTGACTCCATAAAGAGAATATACAGATACTTGGGGTATAATGTTGTAGCGGATAATCATATAGGGGACTGGGGGACACAGTTTGGCAAACTCATAATAGGGTACAGAAACTGGCTTGACAGGAAGGCCTACGAGGCTAATCCTATAGAGGAACTAGAAAGAGTATATGTGGAATTTTCTAAAAATGCAGAGAAAAATCCGGAACTTGAGGACCAGGCAAGGGAGGAGCTGAGAAAACTTCACGATGGTGATGAGGAAAACTACGCACTGTGGCAGGAGTTTATAGATGTATCCCTTGAGGAGTATAATAAGGTATACAGTAGATTAGGTGTGAACTTTGATACTTATTACGGAGAATCCTATTACCATGATATGATGCCAGCTGTTGTAGAGGAACTTCTAGAGAAAGGCATAGCCAGGGAAGACGATGGTGCCAATGTTGTGTTCTTTGAAGAAAAGGACAAGCTGCACCCATGTATAGTCCAAAAGAAAGACGGGGCTTTTCTTTATGCTACTTCTGACATAGCAACTGTAAAATTCAGAAAGGAAAATTACGATGTAAATCAGATCATATATGTAACCGACGAGAGACAGCAGGACCACTTCAGACAGTTTTTCAAGATAACAGATATGCTAGGTTGGGAAGTAAAAAAGAACCATGTTTGGTTCGGAATAATGAGATTTGCTGAAGGGATATTCTCTTCTAGAAAAGGGAATGTAATAAGACTAGAGCAGCTCTTAGACGTGGGAAAGAAAAAAGCCCTAGAAGTTGTAGAGGAAAAAAACCCTACCCTCTCACAAGAAGAGAAGGCAAATATATCGGAAGTCGTTGGTATAGGGGCTATAAAATATGCAGACCTGTCCCAAAACAGACAGAGCCCGGTTATATTTGAATGGGATAAAATTTTAAGCTTTGAAGGTAATACTGCTCCTTACCTTCAATATTCATATGCAAGAATACAGTCTATCTTGAGAAAAGGTGCAGAAGAGGGTAAAGTTTTAAATAATGACTCTGAAGTAATTTTAAAGGAAGATGCAGAAAGATCACTTGTTCTTTATATGAGTCTTTTTCCTAAGATGGTAATGAAGGCTGCAGAGTCTTTTAGGCCAAATTTAGTAGCTGACTATCTTTTTGAGCTTTCAAGAAGGTTTAATACGTTTTATAATTCATGTCCTATATTAAATCAGGAATCCAAGATCTTACAATCAAGACTTCTTATCGCAGACAGAACGGCAAAAGTTCTGAAAGAGGGATTAGACCTTTTGGGAATAGGTACTGTAGACAGAATGTAA
- the aspS gene encoding aspartate--tRNA ligase, which yields MVYRTHNLGELRKEDIGKKVTLSGWVATKRDLGGLTFIDLRDREGVTQIIFNPEENADLAEKSQKIRTEAVIKITGGVRERYSKNPNMPTGDIEVFVENLEILNNCDVLPFQISGEENLSENMRLKYRYLDLRKPKMTRNLKMRHKMLMAIRNYMDERGFLDVDTPILTKSTPEGARDFLVPSRTNEGDFYALPQSPQLFKQLLMISGVERYYQIAKCFRDEDLRADRQPEFTQLDIEMSFVEMEDVMNEIEGLAKRVFQGVTGESADYKFQRMEYAEAMERFGSDKPDIRFEVELKELTDIMKNCGFKAFSGVANSGGLVKAVVAPGSAEDFSRKALGEYENYVKTYFGAKGLAWIKVTEEGINSPISKFFSEEEIASILERTGAVAGDVIMILADRAKVVYDGLGALRLKLGKDLGLINKDDYKFLWIVDFPMFEWSEEDERYKAQHHPFTSIKAEDMDAFMAGEMDKVRTNSYDLVLNGSEIGGGSIRIHNPEVQAKVFERLGLSEEEAREKFGFFIDAFKYGAPPHGGLAFGIDRWLMVMLKESSIRDVIPFPKTNKGQCLMTEAPSKVEDEQLEELYLKSTYTPAK from the coding sequence ATGGTATATAGAACGCATAACCTAGGTGAACTTAGAAAAGAAGATATAGGTAAAAAAGTAACTCTTTCGGGATGGGTTGCCACAAAAAGAGATCTTGGAGGGCTTACATTTATAGACCTGAGAGACAGGGAGGGAGTTACTCAGATAATATTTAACCCTGAAGAAAATGCCGATCTGGCTGAAAAATCTCAGAAAATAAGGACAGAAGCAGTAATCAAGATAACAGGTGGGGTAAGGGAGAGATACAGCAAGAACCCTAACATGCCTACGGGGGATATAGAGGTTTTTGTAGAAAACCTGGAAATCTTAAACAACTGTGATGTGCTTCCTTTCCAAATATCGGGAGAGGAAAACCTCAGTGAAAATATGAGGCTTAAATATAGATATCTTGACCTTAGAAAACCCAAAATGACAAGAAATCTAAAAATGAGACATAAGATGCTTATGGCAATAAGAAACTACATGGACGAAAGAGGGTTTCTAGATGTTGACACCCCTATACTCACAAAGTCCACTCCTGAAGGGGCAAGAGATTTCCTTGTACCTAGCAGAACCAATGAAGGGGATTTTTATGCACTTCCTCAATCTCCACAGTTATTCAAGCAGCTTCTCATGATATCGGGAGTAGAAAGATACTACCAGATTGCAAAATGCTTTAGAGACGAGGATCTTAGGGCAGACAGACAGCCTGAATTTACACAACTAGATATAGAAATGTCTTTCGTTGAGATGGAAGATGTAATGAACGAGATAGAGGGTCTAGCTAAGAGAGTATTTCAAGGTGTAACAGGTGAGTCTGCAGATTATAAATTCCAGAGAATGGAATATGCCGAGGCCATGGAAAGATTTGGTTCTGATAAACCTGATATCAGATTTGAAGTAGAGCTTAAGGAACTTACAGATATAATGAAAAACTGTGGATTCAAGGCATTTTCAGGGGTTGCAAACTCAGGAGGACTTGTAAAGGCTGTAGTTGCTCCAGGTTCTGCAGAGGATTTTTCTAGAAAAGCCTTGGGAGAATATGAGAATTATGTAAAAACTTATTTCGGTGCCAAGGGACTAGCATGGATAAAGGTAACTGAAGAGGGCATCAATTCCCCTATATCAAAGTTCTTCTCTGAAGAGGAAATAGCCTCTATCCTAGAAAGAACAGGAGCAGTAGCAGGGGATGTAATAATGATACTTGCTGACAGGGCAAAAGTGGTTTATGACGGGCTAGGAGCACTCAGACTAAAGCTAGGGAAAGACTTAGGACTTATCAACAAGGATGATTACAAGTTCCTATGGATAGTTGACTTTCCTATGTTTGAATGGAGTGAAGAAGATGAGAGATACAAGGCTCAGCATCACCCTTTCACCTCTATAAAAGCAGAGGATATGGATGCATTTATGGCAGGGGAGATGGACAAAGTAAGAACAAACTCTTACGATCTTGTGCTAAATGGATCTGAAATTGGAGGAGGTTCTATAAGAATACACAACCCTGAAGTTCAGGCAAAAGTATTTGAAAGACTTGGACTTTCAGAAGAAGAAGCCCGTGAGAAATTCGGCTTCTTTATAGATGCTTTCAAATACGGGGCACCTCCACATGGTGGACTGGCTTTCGGAATCGACAGATGGCTTATGGTTATGCTAAAAGAGAGCTCTATAAGAGACGTTATCCCGTTCCCTAAAACAAATAAGGGACAATGCCTAATGACGGAAGCTCCGTCTAAGGTAGAAGATGAACAGCTGGAAGAACTTTACCTGAAAAGTACCTATACACCGGCTAAGTAA
- the hisS gene encoding histidine--tRNA ligase: MKLLKAVRGTKDIFGEDALKYNHIVNTAKEIFEAYGYSMIKIPIFEETNLFKRGIGEGTDVVEKEMYTFTDRGERSITLRPEGTASVVRSYLEHKIYGKEEFTRYYYTGSMFRYERPQAGRQREFNQLGIEALGEGSPILDAEVITMSYTLLEKLGIRDLEVNINSVGGSDSRSKYRDTLIEFLNPSKEELCEDCRTRYGRNPLRVLDCKNPKCKEITEAAPSIINSLNPDEREHYESVKKYLDIFGIKYRENPRLVRGLDYYSSTVYEVITNKLGSQGTVLGGGRYDNLLKQLGDKEIPAVGFAAGIERLMMLLEDYPRNNPKVFVAWLGEAEATYAFGIAKALRDAGVKTCIEFSSRSIKASMKKADKLGVEYAIIIGDEEMANEKMVLKNFQERTQETLNLEEVVKRLKK; the protein is encoded by the coding sequence ATGAAATTACTGAAAGCAGTAAGAGGAACAAAAGATATTTTTGGGGAAGATGCCTTGAAATATAATCATATAGTCAATACAGCAAAAGAGATATTTGAAGCTTATGGCTATTCCATGATAAAGATACCTATTTTTGAAGAGACAAATCTTTTTAAAAGAGGTATAGGAGAGGGCACAGACGTGGTGGAGAAGGAGATGTATACTTTCACTGACAGAGGAGAAAGGAGCATAACCCTTAGACCTGAGGGAACAGCCTCAGTGGTAAGATCCTATCTCGAGCACAAGATATATGGCAAGGAGGAGTTTACCAGATATTATTATACAGGGTCTATGTTTAGATATGAGAGACCTCAGGCTGGAAGGCAGAGGGAGTTTAATCAGCTGGGTATAGAGGCTCTCGGCGAGGGATCACCTATTTTGGATGCAGAGGTCATAACGATGAGCTATACTCTTCTTGAAAAGCTAGGGATCAGAGATCTTGAAGTAAACATAAACTCGGTGGGGGGAAGTGATTCTAGATCAAAGTACAGAGATACCCTCATAGAGTTTCTAAACCCTTCTAAAGAGGAGCTTTGTGAGGACTGCAGGACTAGGTATGGGAGGAATCCTCTGAGGGTCCTAGACTGTAAAAACCCAAAATGTAAAGAGATAACAGAAGCGGCTCCTAGTATAATAAATTCACTGAATCCAGATGAAAGAGAGCACTACGAATCAGTAAAAAAATACCTGGATATTTTTGGAATAAAATACAGAGAAAACCCAAGGCTTGTAAGAGGGTTAGACTATTATTCGAGTACAGTATATGAGGTAATCACAAATAAGCTAGGATCTCAAGGTACAGTTCTCGGAGGTGGAAGATATGATAATCTTCTGAAACAACTAGGAGATAAGGAGATTCCTGCGGTAGGATTTGCAGCGGGGATCGAAAGACTTATGATGCTCCTTGAAGACTATCCTAGAAATAATCCAAAGGTATTTGTAGCATGGTTGGGCGAGGCAGAAGCAACCTATGCATTTGGAATTGCAAAGGCTCTAAGAGATGCAGGGGTAAAAACTTGTATAGAGTTTTCAAGCAGGTCAATAAAGGCATCTATGAAAAAAGCTGATAAGCTAGGCGTAGAGTATGCCATTATCATAGGTGATGAAGAGATGGCCAATGAGAAGATGGTTCTTAAAAACTTTCAAGAGAGAACACAGGAAACACTTAATTTAGAAGAGGTTGTAAAAAGGTTGAAAAAATAG
- a CDS encoding replication-associated recombination protein A, with product MKSLFHGNYDKIRPLAYQMRPKTLLDYVGQEEIIGEKSVLRKLISKGKMVNSIFFGPPGTGKTSLAELIAEELSYSFEKMNATTANLGDFREVVERAKKRVELENRRTLLFLDEIHRFNKLQQDSLLPYTEEGLIVLVGATTENPYYTLNNALLSRCMVFEFKKLEERHVIKLIQRGCERLGVKEKLTSELEEIILELSKGDARVALNYVELFANTAEDLDENELKDLFKKRNDAYHKKEDKYNIVSAFIKSIRGSDPDAAVYWMARMLSGGEDPRYIARRLVILASEDVGMANPEAMLVAHAAMDASEKIGMPEIRIILSQAAIYLAISSKSNSSYIAVNTALEDISKGNLEDVPKHLKNQYGELYKYPHSHPGNFVHQVYKKDRKKYYNPGDNKNERLIAQKLLKLWDEK from the coding sequence ATGAAAAGTTTATTTCACGGAAATTACGATAAAATAAGGCCTTTAGCTTATCAGATGAGGCCGAAAACACTTTTGGATTATGTGGGTCAAGAGGAAATTATAGGGGAAAAAAGTGTTCTTAGAAAGCTTATATCCAAGGGTAAAATGGTAAATTCTATATTTTTTGGACCACCCGGGACAGGAAAAACCTCTTTAGCTGAGCTTATAGCAGAAGAACTAAGCTACTCTTTTGAAAAGATGAATGCCACAACTGCAAACCTAGGTGATTTCAGAGAGGTAGTGGAAAGAGCAAAAAAAAGAGTGGAGCTTGAAAACAGAAGAACATTGTTGTTTCTTGACGAGATACACAGGTTCAATAAACTTCAGCAAGATTCACTTCTTCCTTATACAGAAGAGGGCCTCATCGTACTGGTGGGAGCCACCACTGAAAATCCCTATTACACTTTGAATAATGCTCTTCTTTCAAGATGTATGGTTTTTGAATTTAAAAAACTTGAAGAAAGGCATGTAATAAAACTAATACAGAGAGGTTGTGAGCGTTTAGGCGTGAAGGAAAAGCTCACCTCCGAGTTAGAGGAAATTATTTTAGAACTTTCTAAGGGGGATGCCAGGGTTGCTCTGAACTATGTGGAACTTTTTGCAAATACTGCAGAAGATTTGGATGAAAATGAACTGAAGGATCTTTTTAAGAAAAGAAACGACGCTTATCATAAAAAAGAAGACAAATACAATATAGTGTCAGCCTTCATAAAAAGCATAAGGGGAAGTGATCCAGACGCAGCTGTATACTGGATGGCTAGAATGCTTTCTGGTGGGGAAGACCCAAGGTATATAGCAAGAAGGCTTGTGATACTTGCAAGCGAGGATGTAGGTATGGCAAATCCAGAAGCTATGCTAGTAGCCCATGCGGCCATGGATGCATCTGAAAAAATAGGTATGCCGGAAATAAGAATAATTCTTTCTCAAGCCGCCATATATCTGGCTATATCTTCTAAAAGTAATTCTAGCTACATAGCTGTCAATACAGCCCTTGAGGATATATCAAAGGGAAACTTAGAAGATGTACCGAAACATCTAAAAAATCAGTATGGAGAGTTGTACAAATATCCTCACAGTCATCCTGGGAATTTTGTGCACCAAGTTTACAAGAAAGACCGAAAAAAATATTATAATCCTGGAGACAATAAAAATGAAAGGCTGATAGCACAGAAACTTTTAAAGTTGTGGGATGAAAAATAA
- the secG gene encoding preprotein translocase subunit SecG, which translates to MVGFLTALLFIFALSLIILVLIQPDRSRGMSGNMGMGASNTVFGVSQDGGPLAKMTEVVAALFIVTALLLYLLK; encoded by the coding sequence ATGGTAGGATTTCTTACAGCTTTGCTCTTTATCTTTGCTCTATCCCTCATTATTTTGGTGCTGATACAGCCTGACAGAAGTCGTGGTATGTCAGGAAACATGGGGATGGGAGCATCAAATACAGTATTTGGTGTATCTCAAGACGGAGGACCACTTGCAAAGATGACAGAGGTTGTTGCAGCTTTGTTTATTGTGACGGCACTTTTATTATACCTTCTAAAATAA
- a CDS encoding PhoH family protein has product MRKIYVLDTNVLIHDPRAIFNFVDNEVVVPISVIEEIDKLKRDPTTGAQARITSRVIDKIREKGSLSKGVELENDIFFKVEIGYGNIKLPEFMHKELVDNKILAVTLGIKEQNPDKKVVIVTKDINMRIKGDSLGLEVEDYETDKVNYSELYEGTYEIEVSEEVFKNFEKTGRIKIEDVTSQENEPNCFFKMKNAGKTVSGRYSKTKKRIERMAFSDVSAWGVRARNDEQEYAMDLLMDENIKVITLVGRAGTGKTLLAVATGLEQVVERKKYKKLFIARPIIPMGKDIGYLPGSEKEKLKPWMQPIYDNIDFLSENKDDKSGEKVVMGLESLGLLKIEALTYIRGRSIPAGFIIIDEAQNLTPLEIKTIVTRAGEDTKIVFTGDPEQIDSPYLDANTNGLTYLAEKFRMVDISGHITLKKGERSELAEMAAKLL; this is encoded by the coding sequence TTGAGAAAAATATATGTATTGGATACCAATGTACTAATTCATGACCCACGGGCAATATTTAACTTTGTAGATAATGAAGTGGTAGTCCCTATATCTGTGATAGAGGAAATAGACAAGCTTAAGAGGGATCCCACGACAGGGGCACAGGCGAGAATAACTTCAAGAGTTATTGATAAAATAAGAGAAAAGGGTTCTCTTTCTAAGGGCGTGGAGCTGGAAAATGATATATTTTTTAAGGTAGAAATAGGATATGGAAATATAAAACTTCCGGAATTTATGCACAAAGAGTTAGTTGATAACAAGATACTAGCAGTTACCCTGGGAATAAAAGAACAGAATCCAGATAAAAAAGTGGTAATAGTAACTAAAGATATAAATATGAGAATAAAGGGTGACTCTTTAGGTCTAGAGGTAGAGGATTATGAAACAGACAAGGTCAACTATTCTGAACTCTACGAGGGGACTTATGAAATAGAGGTGTCTGAAGAGGTGTTCAAAAACTTTGAAAAAACAGGAAGGATAAAAATAGAGGATGTAACGTCTCAGGAAAATGAACCAAATTGTTTTTTTAAAATGAAAAATGCCGGAAAAACAGTGTCTGGAAGATATTCTAAAACAAAAAAACGTATAGAGAGAATGGCTTTTTCCGATGTTAGTGCCTGGGGAGTTAGAGCCAGGAACGATGAGCAGGAGTATGCTATGGATCTTCTCATGGATGAAAATATAAAGGTGATAACCCTTGTGGGAAGGGCAGGTACAGGGAAGACTCTGTTAGCCGTTGCAACAGGTCTTGAACAGGTTGTGGAAAGGAAAAAATATAAGAAGCTTTTTATAGCCCGTCCTATTATACCTATGGGCAAGGATATAGGTTACCTTCCTGGAAGTGAGAAGGAGAAACTAAAACCATGGATGCAGCCCATATATGACAACATTGATTTTCTTTCTGAAAATAAGGATGATAAGTCTGGAGAAAAAGTGGTCATGGGTCTAGAATCACTAGGGCTTTTGAAAATAGAAGCTTTAACTTATATAAGGGGAAGGTCTATACCTGCGGGATTCATTATAATAGATGAGGCACAGAACTTAACTCCACTTGAGATAAAAACAATAGTCACAAGGGCCGGAGAGGATACAAAAATAGTCTTTACAGGAGATCCGGAACAGATAGATAGTCCCTATTTGGATGCAAATACGAACGGACTTACTTATCTTGCTGAAAAATTTAGAATGGTAGATATATCAGGACATATTACCCTTAAAAAAGGTGAGAGGTCAGAACTGGCAGAAATGGCAGCAAAACTCTTGTAA